One genomic segment of Cellulophaga sp. HaHaR_3_176 includes these proteins:
- a CDS encoding triple tyrosine motif-containing protein produces the protein MNFFKFYFFLLLSLTCFSQELPPINNFTPLEYNAGNQNWNISQSAKKNIYVGNNYGLLEYNGASWKTYASPNGSHIRAVKVVDDRIFTGCYMEFGYWYKDDFGDLLYESLKQKLPTPMIEDEEFWNIITLDSYVLFQSLQRIYIYNLKTDKFSIIRSQSTRARLFKTKTSVYFQKSGKGLFKIEGGKSLLVSENVAFKSNSVIGMFDTSFGTLILTEKSGFYILKNGELDIWKVPVNAELQEVNIYSSTQLKNGSFILGTISDGVYHVSESGVLLEKINQKKGLNDNTILSIFEDLDGNVWLGLNNGISVLNFSAPFKEYIDTVGKLGVVYTAAIHKNYLYLGTNQGLFYKQKSSNDDFKIIANTNGQVWFLKEIEGILFCGHNAGTFTVEGNQVIQIASFPGAWDIKKIPGNDSLLLQGNYNGISILEKKNTGWTFRNKIEGFDISSRFFELTQNKDIIVNHEFKGVFRLTLDSFYSKVVKLVETPVLGTGASLVSYEKAILHASNNGVLRFNESNQKLERDSLLTNLLFEPEESLSGIVIPDISDDMLWAFTNKNIIALTANKFNGQPKVKKIAIPSSLRRSLGVLGFENIKKIDDETYLIGISNGYITLHLDKLSANKFSIALTDVFNKNNDSTLLQKVELKGVDKAFRYINNNLYFEYSIPSFEKYTEVNYQYQLIGLSEVWSSWSEDSKVAFENLPFGEYTFKVRGKVGNELSENIVSYTFEILRPWYASNLAILIYILFFITLGYFIHRLYRRYYRKQQEQILKENEKKLKRKKIKAEKKLIQIKNEKLNQEIDNKSRELAISTMSIIKKNEFLNTIKAQLQESKTPQQVNSVIKTIDRNINNEDDWKFFEDAFNNADKEFLKKIKKSHSDLTPNDLRLCAYLRLNLSSKEIAPLLNISVRSVEVKRYRLRKKMDLPHEMGLTDYIIKL, from the coding sequence TTGAATTTTTTTAAATTTTATTTCTTTTTACTTCTTTCGTTAACCTGTTTTTCGCAAGAGCTACCGCCTATAAATAATTTTACTCCTTTAGAATATAACGCAGGTAATCAAAATTGGAATATTTCTCAATCTGCTAAGAAAAATATTTATGTAGGTAATAATTATGGACTGTTAGAATATAATGGTGCTTCTTGGAAAACATACGCTTCTCCTAACGGTTCTCATATACGCGCAGTCAAAGTTGTAGATGATCGTATTTTTACGGGGTGTTATATGGAGTTTGGGTATTGGTATAAAGATGATTTTGGAGATCTATTATATGAGTCTTTAAAACAAAAATTGCCTACTCCAATGATTGAAGATGAGGAATTTTGGAATATTATTACATTAGATTCTTATGTGCTTTTTCAGTCTTTGCAGAGAATCTATATCTACAATTTAAAAACAGATAAATTTAGTATAATACGTTCTCAGAGTACTAGAGCTAGGCTTTTTAAAACTAAAACAAGTGTTTATTTCCAAAAATCAGGAAAAGGTCTTTTCAAAATAGAAGGCGGTAAAAGTCTTTTAGTTTCAGAAAATGTTGCTTTTAAATCTAATTCTGTAATAGGTATGTTTGACACCTCTTTTGGTACGTTAATACTTACTGAAAAATCAGGTTTTTATATTTTAAAAAATGGAGAATTAGATATATGGAAAGTGCCTGTAAATGCTGAATTGCAAGAGGTTAATATTTATAGTAGTACTCAATTAAAAAATGGCAGTTTTATATTAGGAACAATTTCAGATGGAGTTTACCATGTTAGTGAGTCTGGCGTATTATTAGAAAAGATCAATCAGAAAAAAGGATTAAATGATAATACTATACTTTCTATTTTTGAAGACCTTGATGGAAATGTTTGGTTGGGATTAAATAATGGTATCAGTGTGCTAAATTTTAGTGCGCCTTTTAAAGAATATATTGATACGGTAGGTAAATTAGGGGTTGTGTACACTGCCGCGATCCATAAAAATTACTTATACTTGGGTACTAATCAAGGTTTATTTTATAAACAAAAATCAAGCAATGATGATTTTAAGATTATAGCCAATACAAACGGTCAGGTTTGGTTTTTAAAAGAAATTGAGGGTATTCTTTTTTGTGGTCATAATGCAGGAACTTTTACTGTAGAAGGCAATCAAGTAATACAAATAGCTTCATTCCCAGGAGCTTGGGATATTAAAAAAATTCCAGGAAATGATTCTCTTTTATTACAAGGTAATTATAACGGAATAAGTATTCTTGAAAAGAAGAATACAGGGTGGACATTTAGAAACAAAATTGAAGGATTTGATATTTCTAGCCGATTTTTTGAACTAACCCAGAATAAAGATATTATCGTTAATCACGAATTTAAAGGTGTTTTTAGGTTAACCTTAGATTCTTTCTATTCTAAGGTTGTTAAACTTGTAGAAACACCTGTGTTAGGTACAGGTGCAAGTTTAGTTTCTTATGAGAAAGCCATTTTACATGCTTCAAATAATGGAGTATTGCGTTTTAATGAATCAAACCAAAAATTAGAAAGAGATTCTTTGTTAACCAATCTCTTATTTGAACCAGAAGAAAGTTTATCTGGTATTGTTATACCAGATATTAGTGATGATATGTTATGGGCTTTTACCAATAAAAATATTATAGCATTAACTGCTAATAAATTCAATGGACAACCAAAAGTCAAAAAAATTGCTATCCCAAGTTCGTTGAGACGAAGTTTAGGAGTTTTAGGTTTTGAAAATATAAAGAAAATAGATGATGAAACGTATTTAATAGGTATTTCTAATGGCTATATAACACTGCATCTTGATAAGCTAAGTGCTAATAAATTCAGTATAGCTTTAACGGATGTATTTAATAAAAATAATGATTCTACTTTATTACAAAAAGTTGAATTAAAGGGTGTTGATAAAGCCTTTAGATATATAAATAACAACTTGTATTTTGAATATAGTATTCCAAGTTTTGAAAAATATACAGAGGTAAATTACCAATACCAATTAATAGGTCTATCAGAGGTATGGAGCTCATGGTCAGAAGATTCTAAAGTTGCTTTTGAAAATTTGCCATTTGGGGAATATACATTTAAGGTAAGAGGAAAAGTAGGTAATGAATTAAGTGAGAATATAGTGAGCTATACTTTCGAAATTCTACGACCTTGGTATGCTTCAAATTTGGCAATATTAATATACATACTGTTTTTTATTACTCTAGGGTATTTTATACATAGGTTGTATCGTAGGTATTATAGAAAGCAGCAAGAGCAAATTTTAAAAGAGAATGAGAAGAAGCTTAAACGAAAAAAAATTAAAGCAGAGAAGAAGCTTATTCAAATTAAAAATGAAAAATTAAATCAAGAAATTGATAATAAAAGTAGAGAACTTGCTATTTCTACCATGAGTATTATTAAAAAGAATGAATTTTTAAATACGATTAAAGCACAACTACAAGAGAGTAAGACACCACAACAAGTAAATTCCGTAATTAAAACTATTGATAGGAATATTAATAATGAAGATGATTGGAAATTTTTTGAAGATGCATTTAATAATGCAGATAAAGAATTTTTAAAAAAAATCAAAAAAAGTCATTCAGACTTAACACCAAATGACTTAAGGTTGTGTGCTTATTTACGGTTAAATTTATCTTCTAAAGAAATTGCACCATTATTAAATATCTCGGTAAGAAGTGTTGAGGTAAAACGTTACCGTTTACGTAAAAAAATGGATCTACCACACGAAATGGGTTTAACTGATTACATCATTAAGCTTTAA
- a CDS encoding ATP-dependent Clp protease adaptor ClpS, with product MSTKEKISEDLLVEEETQKQNEIVLFNDDINTFDHVIDTLIGVCDHTPEQAEQCSIIVHHNGKCTVKTGDYDDLKPRCSKLLQAGLSAEIV from the coding sequence ATGAGCACTAAAGAAAAGATCTCAGAGGATCTACTTGTAGAAGAAGAGACTCAAAAGCAGAACGAAATTGTTTTATTTAATGATGACATAAACACTTTCGATCATGTTATTGATACACTTATAGGTGTTTGTGATCATACACCAGAGCAAGCAGAGCAATGCTCAATAATAGTACATCATAACGGTAAGTGTACCGTTAAAACAGGCGATTATGATGATCTTAAGCCAAGGTGCAGTAAATTACTGCAAGCAGGTTTAAGTGCAGAGATTGTTTAA
- the prmA gene encoding 50S ribosomal protein L11 methyltransferase — translation MEQYNIYIEYQFKVAPIQPASDILIAELGEVLFESFVETEEGVLAYIKKEDWSENILENIEIFDNSNFKIEHSFKEIEQENWNATWEQNFNPIQVGDKCAVRAPFHEKTNVEFDIVIEPKMSFGTGHHETTHMMLEHILDTDFKGLSVLDMGSGTGVLAILAAMKGASTIDAIDIDNWCYLNALENVERNNCSHINVYEGEASLLEGKKYDVIIANINRNILLSDIPIYAKCLNTNGTLFLSGFYTEDIEIISEKCKEVSLKYNSNLEKNNWVAAKYTF, via the coding sequence ATGGAGCAATATAATATTTATATAGAATATCAATTTAAAGTAGCGCCAATACAACCGGCTTCAGATATTTTAATTGCAGAGTTGGGAGAAGTGCTTTTTGAAAGTTTTGTAGAAACAGAAGAAGGTGTTTTAGCGTATATTAAAAAAGAAGATTGGTCAGAAAATATTTTAGAAAATATTGAAATATTTGATAATTCTAATTTTAAAATAGAACATAGTTTTAAAGAAATTGAACAAGAAAACTGGAATGCTACTTGGGAACAAAATTTCAATCCTATTCAAGTGGGTGATAAATGTGCAGTAAGAGCGCCTTTTCATGAAAAAACAAATGTTGAGTTCGATATTGTTATTGAACCAAAAATGAGCTTTGGAACTGGACATCATGAAACTACGCATATGATGTTAGAGCATATTTTAGATACAGATTTTAAAGGACTTTCTGTTTTAGATATGGGTAGCGGAACAGGAGTTTTAGCAATATTAGCAGCAATGAAAGGTGCTAGTACTATTGATGCAATTGATATTGATAATTGGTGTTATTTAAATGCTTTAGAGAATGTAGAGCGTAATAACTGTAGTCATATAAATGTTTACGAAGGCGAAGCTAGTTTGTTGGAGGGTAAAAAGTACGATGTTATTATAGCTAATATTAATCGTAATATTTTGTTGAGCGACATACCAATATACGCCAAATGTTTAAATACTAATGGAACATTATTTTTAAGTGGTTTTTATACTGAAGACATCGAAATTATATCAGAAAAATGTAAAGAAGTTTCTTTGAAGTACAATTCGAATTTAGAAAAGAATAATTGGGTAGCCGCAAAATATACTTTCTAA
- the tpiA gene encoding triose-phosphate isomerase, which produces MRSKIVAGNWKMNKNLSETEALLTELSAKLPDTQAEVMVAPTYINLTAAVRNLEASTIEVISQNMHFAENGAYTGEISADMLLSVGINTAIIGHSERRAYFGETDEILAKKVKTALAKNIRVMFCFGEELEDRKSDNHFNVVESQLKNALFDLDASAWKNIILAYEPVWAIGTGETASPEQAQEMHAFIRKTITEAYDATIANNVSILYGGSVKPGNAVEIFSKPDVDGGLIGGAALVADDFIAIIKAI; this is translated from the coding sequence ATGAGAAGTAAAATTGTAGCAGGAAATTGGAAAATGAATAAAAACCTTTCTGAAACGGAAGCATTATTAACAGAACTTTCTGCGAAATTGCCAGATACACAAGCAGAGGTAATGGTTGCCCCAACATATATAAACCTTACGGCAGCAGTACGTAATCTAGAAGCATCTACAATTGAAGTAATTTCTCAGAATATGCACTTTGCAGAAAACGGAGCTTATACAGGTGAAATTTCTGCAGACATGCTATTAAGTGTTGGTATTAATACTGCTATCATAGGTCATTCAGAGCGCAGAGCTTATTTTGGAGAAACTGATGAGATACTAGCTAAAAAAGTAAAAACGGCTTTAGCTAAAAACATTCGTGTTATGTTTTGTTTTGGTGAAGAGTTAGAAGATCGTAAATCTGATAATCATTTTAACGTTGTAGAAAGTCAATTAAAAAATGCTTTATTTGATTTAGATGCAAGTGCTTGGAAAAATATTATTCTAGCGTACGAACCAGTTTGGGCTATTGGTACCGGAGAAACAGCATCTCCAGAGCAAGCACAAGAAATGCATGCTTTTATTCGTAAAACAATAACTGAAGCTTATGATGCTACAATTGCTAATAACGTTTCTATACTTTACGGAGGTAGTGTTAAACCTGGTAATGCAGTAGAAATTTTTTCTAAGCCAGATGTAGATGGAGGTCTTATCGGTGGTGCAGCTTTAGTTGCAGATGATTTTATTGCAATTATAAAAGCAATATAA
- a CDS encoding BT_3928 family protein — MKILVGFSRVFVGLLFIISGFIKLNDPVGFSFKLEEYFSFGVLNLPFLEPHALKIAIVVVILEVLLGVLLLIGFRVRFTVWSLLLMIVGFTFLTFYSAYYNKVTDCGCFGDALKLTPWESFTKDIILLILILILFFKKGYIKLIFGAGFNRFVTMLSLLACTVFAYYVLNHLPAIDFRPYKIGANITEGMSVPEDAPKAIFDYHWKFKINGKEKIITTQGDYPTVDGDFVDVETIEVQAGYEPPIHDFTIEKEGVDMAPEFLNEPKLVVVVAYDLAKSNYKAFEEVKTITDDAIEKGYKVIGMSASSEDFKIKLQKEYKLNFDFYFTDQTTLKTIVRSNPGVLVLENGTIKQKVHFNDLDELKFE, encoded by the coding sequence ATGAAAATTTTAGTTGGATTTAGTAGAGTATTTGTCGGTTTATTATTTATAATAAGTGGTTTTATAAAACTTAATGATCCTGTTGGTTTTTCATTTAAACTAGAAGAATATTTTAGTTTTGGAGTTTTAAACTTACCTTTTTTAGAGCCTCATGCCTTAAAAATTGCGATTGTAGTTGTTATTTTAGAAGTTTTATTAGGTGTGCTTTTACTCATCGGTTTTAGAGTAAGGTTTACAGTTTGGAGCTTATTATTAATGATAGTTGGTTTTACGTTTTTAACCTTTTATTCTGCATATTATAATAAAGTTACAGATTGCGGTTGTTTTGGTGATGCTTTAAAATTAACCCCTTGGGAATCTTTTACAAAAGACATAATCTTATTAATATTAATATTGATATTGTTTTTTAAGAAAGGGTATATAAAGCTAATTTTTGGGGCAGGTTTTAATAGGTTTGTTACTATGCTTTCTTTATTAGCATGTACCGTATTTGCTTATTATGTACTAAATCATTTACCAGCAATAGACTTTAGGCCCTATAAAATAGGAGCTAATATTACAGAAGGCATGTCTGTGCCAGAAGATGCACCGAAAGCTATTTTTGATTACCATTGGAAATTTAAAATTAACGGTAAAGAAAAAATAATAACAACACAAGGAGATTACCCAACTGTAGATGGAGATTTTGTAGATGTAGAAACGATAGAGGTACAGGCAGGCTATGAGCCACCAATACATGATTTTACAATAGAGAAAGAAGGTGTTGATATGGCACCAGAATTTTTAAATGAACCTAAATTAGTTGTGGTTGTAGCTTATGATTTAGCTAAGAGTAATTATAAAGCTTTTGAAGAAGTTAAAACAATAACTGATGATGCAATTGAAAAAGGATATAAGGTGATTGGTATGTCTGCTTCTAGTGAAGATTTTAAGATTAAATTACAGAAAGAATATAAGTTGAATTTTGATTTTTATTTTACCGATCAAACAACATTAAAAACAATTGTGAGATCTAACCCAGGTGTATTGGTGCTTGAAAATGGTACAATTAAACAAAAGGTACATTTTAATGATTTAGATGAATTAAAATTTGAATAA
- a CDS encoding DUF1599 domain-containing protein, whose product MQKTSEQYDAVIKVCRDLFSKKMKDYGSAWRILRLPSLTDQIFIKAQRIRGLQENDVRKVEEGEQSEFIGIINYSIMALIQIEKGIADQPDIDVEEAINLFDKHTVITKSLMENKNHDYGEAWRDMRVSSLTDLILQKLLRVKQIEDNKGKTLVSEGIDANYQDMVNYAIFAMIHLTAKSK is encoded by the coding sequence ATGCAGAAAACCTCAGAACAATACGATGCAGTAATTAAAGTTTGTAGAGATTTATTCTCTAAAAAAATGAAAGATTATGGTAGTGCATGGCGAATACTGAGGCTGCCATCTTTAACAGATCAGATTTTTATAAAAGCACAGCGTATAAGAGGTCTGCAAGAAAATGATGTTCGTAAAGTAGAGGAAGGGGAGCAGTCTGAGTTTATTGGAATTATAAATTATTCTATAATGGCATTAATCCAGATAGAAAAAGGAATTGCTGATCAACCAGATATTGATGTTGAAGAAGCTATTAATTTATTCGATAAGCATACTGTAATTACCAAGTCTTTAATGGAGAATAAAAACCATGACTATGGTGAAGCTTGGCGAGATATGCGAGTTAGCTCTTTAACCGATTTAATATTACAAAAACTATTACGAGTTAAGCAAATTGAAGATAATAAAGGAAAAACATTGGTTAGTGAAGGTATAGATGCAAATTATCAAGACATGGTAAACTATGCAATATTTGCGATGATACATTTAACAGCAAAATCTAAATAA
- the folP gene encoding dihydropteroate synthase, with the protein MTINCKGNLIDLKNPKIMGVLNVTPDSFYDGGKFKKENEILLQVEKMLSDGATFIDVGAYSSRPGAVHVSEVEELKRIVPIVTLLVDNFPEIILSIDTFRSKVADNCLTHGAAIINDISGGNLDSKMFDIVAKHRAPYIVMHMKGTPQNMQENTNYTNLLTDILNYFSEKIKLGHSKKLNDIIIDPGFGFSKTLEQNYELMHKIELLKPLSAPILVGISRKSMIYNLLETDAKNALNGTTILNTIALLKGANILRVHDVKEAKECIKLVTQLQAKTS; encoded by the coding sequence ATGACAATTAATTGTAAAGGAAATCTTATAGATCTAAAGAATCCTAAAATTATGGGAGTTTTAAATGTCACTCCAGATTCTTTTTATGATGGAGGAAAATTTAAAAAAGAGAATGAAATTCTTTTGCAGGTAGAAAAAATGTTATCTGATGGAGCAACTTTTATAGATGTTGGAGCATATAGTTCTAGACCTGGTGCAGTTCATGTATCTGAAGTTGAAGAATTAAAAAGAATTGTACCTATTGTTACGTTATTAGTTGATAACTTTCCTGAAATTATACTTTCCATTGATACTTTTAGAAGTAAGGTAGCCGATAATTGCCTTACTCATGGTGCAGCGATAATTAATGATATTTCTGGAGGCAATTTAGATTCTAAAATGTTTGATATTGTAGCAAAACACAGAGCACCATATATCGTCATGCATATGAAAGGCACCCCTCAGAATATGCAAGAAAATACAAATTACACTAATTTGCTAACTGATATCTTAAACTATTTTTCTGAAAAAATAAAGCTTGGACATTCGAAAAAACTAAATGACATAATCATCGATCCTGGTTTTGGTTTCTCAAAAACTTTAGAACAAAATTATGAGTTAATGCATAAAATAGAACTTTTAAAACCATTAAGCGCACCTATATTAGTGGGTATTAGCAGAAAATCTATGATTTATAACCTTTTAGAGACTGATGCTAAAAACGCATTAAATGGCACTACTATTTTAAATACAATCGCTCTTTTAAAAGGTGCTAATATTTTAAGAGTGCATGATGTAAAAGAAGCCAAAGAATGTATTAAACTTGTAACTCAATTACAGGCCAAAACTAGTTAG
- a CDS encoding diadenylate cyclase has protein sequence MNFLNFLDFRITDFIDIILVAILLYYIYKLVRGTVAINIFIGIVLVWGFWKLTELLEMKMISSIIGGFMQVGLIALIIVFQQEIRKFLLMIGSTNFANKRNFLKHFKFLKQEAGAIGTDVDSILSACEKMSASKTGAIIIISRSNSLDFVKSSGDKMYIEITQPILESIFYKNSPLHDGAAIIEDNYIVATRVILPVSNERNIPLRFGLRHRAAVGITEKTDSLALVVSEETGMITYIKNGEFTLYNDINELSSMIKEDLT, from the coding sequence TTGAATTTTTTAAATTTTCTAGATTTTAGAATTACAGATTTTATCGACATTATTCTTGTCGCAATATTACTCTATTACATTTATAAACTTGTAAGAGGTACAGTTGCTATAAATATTTTTATAGGAATTGTACTTGTATGGGGGTTTTGGAAACTTACCGAGTTGTTAGAAATGAAAATGATCAGTAGTATCATTGGTGGGTTTATGCAAGTTGGTTTAATTGCTTTAATTATAGTTTTCCAACAAGAAATCAGAAAGTTTTTATTAATGATTGGTTCAACAAACTTTGCCAACAAAAGAAATTTTTTAAAACATTTTAAATTTTTAAAGCAAGAAGCTGGAGCTATAGGAACAGATGTAGATTCGATATTGAGCGCTTGTGAAAAGATGAGTGCATCAAAAACTGGTGCTATTATAATTATAAGTAGAAGTAACTCTTTAGATTTTGTGAAATCTAGCGGAGATAAGATGTATATTGAAATTACACAACCTATTCTAGAAAGTATTTTTTACAAAAACAGCCCTTTGCATGACGGTGCTGCTATTATTGAAGATAACTACATTGTTGCTACACGTGTAATATTACCCGTATCTAACGAAAGAAATATTCCATTACGCTTTGGATTAAGACACAGAGCTGCTGTAGGTATTACTGAAAAAACAGACTCCCTTGCTTTAGTCGTTAGTGAAGAAACAGGAATGATTACTTATATTAAAAATGGTGAATTCACCCTTTATAATGATATTAACGAGCTTTCGAGTATGATTAAAGAAGATTTGACGTAA
- a CDS encoding DUF3667 domain-containing protein has protein sequence MECKNCNLTLEDNHNFCTDCGAKVIRNRITTNNLWYDFTEQFFNLDNTFLLTFKHLFTKPETVIGGYIDGVRKKYMNPISYLTVALTLTGLMVFFLKRTFPEGIDFDIFKTGIYSPETSKKMTDFLFAFYSILYILYIPILAACGWLSFKNKNYYYSEFIVSFIYSQAQLSFISVFTTLLTISIAPSLYTLLSMLSLLIMISYSLYVMKRISDQKKGEFLPSALIFLVMFGFGFFILSILQFILMYMYGVISFEAFIPK, from the coding sequence ATGGAATGCAAAAATTGCAATCTCACCTTAGAAGACAATCATAATTTTTGCACTGATTGTGGAGCGAAAGTGATTAGAAATAGAATTACTACAAATAACCTTTGGTACGATTTCACAGAGCAATTTTTTAATTTAGATAATACTTTCCTACTTACTTTCAAACATTTATTTACAAAACCTGAAACAGTAATAGGCGGTTATATAGATGGCGTTCGAAAAAAATACATGAACCCTATAAGCTACCTAACAGTAGCATTAACATTAACAGGACTTATGGTTTTCTTTTTAAAAAGAACATTTCCTGAAGGGATTGATTTTGATATATTTAAAACAGGTATTTATAGCCCTGAAACATCTAAAAAAATGACAGACTTTCTGTTTGCTTTTTATTCGATACTCTATATATTATACATTCCTATTTTAGCTGCGTGTGGTTGGTTATCATTTAAAAATAAGAATTATTATTATTCTGAATTTATCGTCTCTTTTATATATAGTCAAGCTCAATTAAGTTTTATTTCAGTATTTACAACATTACTAACTATAAGTATAGCTCCTAGTTTGTACACGCTTTTATCTATGCTATCATTATTAATTATGATTAGTTATAGCTTATACGTAATGAAAAGAATATCTGATCAGAAAAAAGGAGAATTTTTACCAAGCGCACTTATATTTCTAGTTATGTTTGGTTTCGGTTTTTTTATATTATCTATACTTCAATTTATTTTGATGTATATGTATGGAGTTATATCATTTGAAGCTTTTATACCTAAATAA
- a CDS encoding ABC transporter ATP-binding protein, with amino-acid sequence MDSKSGKAFDLILFKRLIAYTKPYRVTFYGVAIAAILLSGFAVMTAIIVGNIVDEAITLKDADKLLYLTIAMIVVLLGQVISQLGFNYYANWLGESVIKDVRIDLFGKMVGFKMKYFDNSSIGLLVTRAVSDMQRIGEVFSQGFFVIVADLLKMIVVGGVMVYQNWRLALIVFALMPVIAYATRVFQKAMKIAFTEVRTQVSNLNSFVQERITGMKIVHLFNREEIEKEKFREINKKHRDAWLKTVWYNSIFFPIAEIVSSIAIGLIVWYGGLLNVAGVGVSEYGAIFAFILLSDMLFRPLRQIADKFNTLQMGMVAANRVFKILDTDSQIEDSGDVEVESVKGAIEFKDVRFGYLDDEEVLHGISFGVKAGETVAIVGSTGAGKSTIINLLNRFYEINSGVISVDGVAINDFKLKSLRSKIAVVLQDVFLFADTIANNISLKDSNVTIEHIEAAAKEIGVHDFISSLPEGYNYNVKERGAMLSSGQRQLIAFLRAYVSNPSILVLDEATSSVDTYSEQLIQKATDKITEGRTSIIIAHRLATIKKADKIIVMDAGRIVEMGSHKELLKNGGYYNSLYEAQFSADEVA; translated from the coding sequence ATGGATAGTAAGTCAGGAAAAGCATTTGATTTGATTTTGTTTAAAAGGTTAATAGCCTATACAAAACCTTATAGAGTAACTTTTTACGGAGTGGCAATTGCGGCAATTTTATTGTCAGGTTTTGCTGTTATGACTGCTATTATAGTTGGTAATATTGTAGATGAAGCTATTACATTAAAAGATGCAGATAAGCTATTGTACTTAACTATTGCTATGATTGTAGTTTTGTTAGGACAAGTAATAAGTCAGCTTGGTTTTAATTATTACGCAAACTGGTTAGGCGAATCTGTAATAAAAGATGTTAGGATAGACCTTTTTGGAAAAATGGTTGGTTTTAAAATGAAATATTTCGACAATTCATCTATAGGGCTTTTGGTAACTAGAGCAGTTTCTGATATGCAACGAATAGGAGAGGTTTTCAGTCAAGGCTTTTTCGTAATCGTAGCCGATCTATTGAAAATGATAGTTGTTGGTGGTGTAATGGTTTATCAAAACTGGAGATTAGCTTTAATTGTTTTTGCTTTAATGCCTGTTATAGCATATGCAACAAGAGTGTTTCAGAAAGCAATGAAAATAGCTTTTACAGAAGTTAGAACTCAGGTTTCTAATTTAAATTCTTTTGTTCAAGAGCGCATTACAGGAATGAAAATCGTTCATTTATTTAATCGCGAAGAAATTGAAAAAGAAAAGTTTAGAGAAATAAATAAAAAGCATAGGGATGCTTGGTTAAAAACAGTTTGGTATAACTCAATCTTTTTTCCAATCGCAGAAATAGTATCGTCTATAGCAATTGGTTTAATTGTTTGGTATGGCGGATTATTAAATGTTGCAGGTGTTGGAGTAAGCGAATATGGAGCAATCTTTGCTTTTATACTTCTTTCTGATATGCTTTTTAGGCCATTAAGGCAAATAGCAGATAAGTTTAATACTTTACAGATGGGTATGGTAGCAGCGAACAGAGTTTTTAAAATACTAGATACAGATAGTCAGATTGAAGATTCTGGAGATGTAGAAGTAGAATCTGTAAAAGGAGCTATAGAGTTTAAAGATGTACGTTTTGGTTATTTAGATGATGAAGAAGTTTTACATGGTATTTCATTTGGTGTAAAAGCAGGAGAAACTGTTGCTATTGTAGGCTCAACAGGAGCAGGAAAATCGACTATAATAAATTTATTAAACCGTTTTTACGAAATAAATTCAGGAGTTATTTCCGTTGATGGAGTTGCGATTAACGATTTTAAATTAAAATCGTTAAGATCTAAAATAGCTGTAGTACTGCAAGATGTTTTTCTTTTTGCAGATACAATTGCAAACAATATTTCTTTAAAAGATAGCAATGTAACTATTGAGCATATTGAAGCTGCGGCAAAAGAAATTGGAGTACATGATTTTATATCGAGTTTACCGGAAGGTTATAACTACAATGTTAAAGAACGTGGTGCGATGCTTTCAAGTGGTCAGCGTCAATTAATAGCTTTTTTAAGAGCATATGTAAGTAATCCTAGTATATTGGTTTTAGATGAAGCTACATCGTCTGTTGATACATATTCAGAGCAATTAATACAGAAAGCAACAGATAAGATAACTGAAGGTAGAACTTCTATTATAATAGCTCACCGTTTAGCTACCATAAAAAAAGCAGATAAAATTATAGTTATGGATGCTGGACGTATTGTTGAAATGGGTAGCCATAAAGAACTTCTTAAAAATGGCGGGTACTACAATAGCCTTTACGAAGCTCAGTTTTCAGCTGATGAAGTTGCTTAA